The Streptomyces griseiscabiei genome includes a window with the following:
- the trxA gene encoding thioredoxin, producing MSTVQATNVTCPHCGRTNRVPVAAEGHPRCGNCKQPLPWTADAGDDDFAKVVEQATVPVVVDLWATWCGPCRMVSPALEKVAADLAGKIKLVKVDIDKNPRLAQRFEVQAVPTLLVLDKGRTIARQAGAAPAPALRQWVEQSIAGHEPAGKG from the coding sequence ATGAGTACCGTGCAGGCCACCAACGTCACCTGCCCGCACTGCGGGCGCACCAACCGGGTACCCGTGGCCGCAGAGGGCCACCCCAGGTGCGGCAACTGCAAGCAGCCTCTGCCGTGGACGGCCGACGCGGGCGACGACGACTTCGCCAAGGTGGTCGAGCAGGCCACCGTGCCCGTCGTCGTGGACCTGTGGGCCACCTGGTGCGGCCCCTGCCGCATGGTGAGCCCCGCGCTGGAGAAGGTCGCCGCCGATCTCGCGGGGAAGATCAAGCTGGTCAAGGTCGACATCGACAAGAACCCTCGCCTGGCGCAGCGGTTCGAGGTCCAGGCGGTACCGACGCTGCTGGTCCTCGACAAGGGCCGGACCATCGCCCGACAGGCGGGTGCCGCACCTGCCCCTGCCCTGCGGCAGTGGGTGGAGCAGTCGATCGCGGGCCACGAACCGGCCGGGAAAGGTTGA
- a CDS encoding UBP-type zinc finger domain-containing protein, protein MTVRTDPHLALVRPVQPLTPEGCQECLLLGSPWVHLRLCLTCGHVGCCDSSPNRHARLHAAADGHPIVRSFQPGEDWRWCFVHEAFV, encoded by the coding sequence ATGACCGTACGAACCGATCCCCACCTCGCGCTCGTCCGGCCGGTCCAGCCACTGACCCCCGAAGGGTGTCAGGAGTGTCTGCTGCTCGGCTCCCCGTGGGTCCACCTCAGGCTCTGCCTGACCTGCGGCCACGTCGGCTGCTGCGATTCCTCGCCGAACCGGCACGCCCGCCTTCACGCCGCCGCCGACGGCCATCCGATCGTGCGGTCGTTCCAGCCCGGCGAGGACTGGCGGTGGTGTTTCGTCCACGAGGCGTTCGTGTGA
- a CDS encoding FAD-dependent oxidoreductase → MPRDETRPSPAPVPDETEGSVPFETADIYGAYPRLPDDQMARLARHGRRRAVDAGDVLIREGERCETFYIVLSGSVAIVEGYGTADERLLRVHGPGRFIGELGLLNGQVAFYTALVRAPGEVLALSMDQLRDLVTRDSVLGDVVLRACLGRRALLVGQGAGFRIIGSRYSPDTRRLREFAARNRLPHRWIDLETDEEAEELLRRFGVGPEETPLVIWRNTTLLRNPSNAELARLMGLPSLPAGNHHGDLLIVGSGPAGLAAAVNAASEGLDTTVVEAMASGGQAATSSRIENLLGFPSGISGAELTERAVLQADKFGARISVPAEAARLEQRDGHYAVGFADGSEITARTVVLATGAHYRRLQVPGIEALEGTSVHYSATVYEAQQCRTDPVGVVGGGNSAGQAVLFLAGYAPQVYLLVRGPSLTAHMSRYLIDQIERHPRVRVLLHTEMTEALGDKALEAVTVVDHRTGEHRRLALRALFVFTGAEPHTQWLSGALALDARGFVLTGAEAQACSVPGLWQSQGRDCLTLETSLPGVFAAGDVRSGSVKRVASAVGEGSMCIHFVHRYLNHTAAPGGTDSSPHTRPKESAWLA, encoded by the coding sequence ATGCCCCGCGACGAGACGCGGCCGAGCCCGGCGCCCGTGCCGGACGAGACGGAGGGGAGCGTTCCCTTCGAGACCGCCGACATCTACGGCGCCTATCCCCGCCTGCCGGACGACCAGATGGCCCGCCTGGCGCGGCATGGCCGGCGGCGCGCGGTCGACGCCGGTGACGTGCTGATCCGGGAGGGGGAGCGGTGCGAGACGTTCTACATCGTCCTCAGCGGCTCGGTCGCCATCGTCGAGGGCTACGGCACGGCCGACGAACGTCTGCTGCGTGTGCACGGCCCCGGCCGCTTCATCGGTGAACTCGGCCTCCTGAACGGGCAGGTGGCCTTCTACACCGCCCTGGTCAGGGCCCCCGGCGAGGTCCTCGCCCTGTCCATGGACCAGCTGCGTGACCTGGTGACCCGCGACTCCGTCCTCGGTGATGTGGTGCTGCGCGCCTGCCTGGGCCGCCGTGCCCTGCTCGTCGGGCAGGGCGCCGGTTTCCGCATCATCGGCTCGCGCTATTCGCCCGACACCCGGCGGCTGCGCGAGTTCGCCGCCCGCAACCGGCTGCCGCACCGCTGGATCGACCTGGAGACCGACGAGGAGGCCGAGGAGCTGCTGCGCCGCTTCGGCGTCGGCCCCGAGGAGACACCGCTCGTCATCTGGCGGAACACCACGCTGTTGCGCAACCCCAGCAACGCGGAACTGGCCCGGCTCATGGGCCTGCCCTCGCTGCCTGCCGGAAACCATCACGGCGATCTCCTGATCGTCGGCTCCGGACCCGCCGGCCTCGCCGCCGCGGTGAACGCCGCCTCGGAGGGCCTCGACACGACCGTGGTCGAGGCCATGGCCAGCGGCGGCCAGGCCGCCACGTCGTCCCGCATCGAGAATCTGCTCGGTTTCCCCTCCGGGATCTCCGGCGCCGAACTCACCGAACGCGCCGTGCTCCAGGCCGACAAGTTCGGCGCCAGGATCAGCGTCCCGGCGGAGGCGGCTCGGCTCGAACAGCGCGACGGGCACTACGCCGTCGGGTTCGCCGACGGCAGCGAAATCACCGCCCGTACCGTCGTCCTGGCCACCGGCGCCCACTACCGCCGGCTCCAGGTGCCCGGCATCGAGGCGTTGGAGGGCACGAGCGTCCACTACTCGGCGACCGTCTACGAGGCTCAGCAGTGCCGTACCGACCCGGTGGGGGTGGTCGGCGGCGGCAACTCCGCGGGTCAGGCCGTGCTCTTCCTGGCCGGGTACGCCCCGCAGGTGTATCTGCTCGTCCGTGGGCCGAGCCTCACGGCGCACATGTCCCGCTACCTGATCGATCAGATCGAGCGCCACCCGCGGGTCCGCGTGCTGCTGCACACCGAGATGACCGAGGCACTCGGCGACAAGGCGCTGGAGGCGGTCACCGTGGTCGACCACCGTACGGGCGAGCACCGCCGGCTCGCGCTGCGGGCCCTGTTCGTCTTCACCGGCGCCGAACCCCACACCCAGTGGCTGTCCGGCGCGCTCGCCCTCGACGCGCGCGGCTTCGTGCTCACCGGCGCGGAGGCGCAGGCCTGCTCCGTCCCCGGGCTGTGGCAGAGCCAGGGCCGCGACTGCCTGACCTTGGAAACGAGCCTGCCCGGCGTCTTCGCCGCCGGCGACGTCCGCAGCGGCTCGGTGAAACGCGTGGCCTCCGCGGTCGGCGAAGGCTCGATGTGCATCCACTTCGTGCACCGCTACCTGAACCACACGGCCGCGCCCGGCGGCACCGACAGCTCACCGCACACCCGTCCGAAGGAGTCCGCTTGGCTCGCATGA
- a CDS encoding Hsp20/alpha crystallin family protein: MATPVRRHRGGAMQDRPLGWARNPLTEFDQLLGEMSGLIESTVGGTAPAVAWTPLADVTESDDAFHIEIELPGVKSKDINVDANGQELVVTGEIKEKESKGVLRRSTRRIGSFEYRLRLPGEVDTERINARMSDGVLNITVPKAEVAKPRRIEISETSEGTENKA, from the coding sequence ATGGCCACGCCCGTCCGGCGCCACCGCGGTGGCGCGATGCAGGACAGGCCCCTTGGCTGGGCACGCAATCCGCTGACGGAGTTCGACCAGCTGCTCGGCGAGATGAGCGGACTGATCGAATCCACGGTGGGAGGCACGGCGCCCGCAGTCGCGTGGACACCCCTGGCGGATGTCACGGAGTCCGACGACGCCTTCCACATCGAGATCGAACTCCCCGGCGTCAAGAGCAAGGACATCAACGTCGACGCGAACGGCCAGGAGCTGGTGGTCACCGGAGAGATCAAGGAGAAGGAAAGCAAAGGCGTCCTGCGCCGGAGCACCCGCCGTATCGGATCCTTCGAGTACCGGCTGCGGCTGCCCGGAGAGGTCGACACCGAAAGGATCAATGCGCGGATGTCGGACGGGGTGCTCAACATCACCGTCCCCAAGGCCGAGGTCGCGAAGCCCCGGCGCATCGAGATCAGCGAGACGAGTGAAGGCACCGAGAACAAGGCCTGA